AGTTCCTACGCACCGGGCAGTTGTCGGAGGACGTCGTCGAGCATTTCGCCAACTCTCAGGGGCTGATCTATCTGTTCGACCCGATCGGCGACGCAGAGGAGCGGACGAGGAGTTTCGACTTCTTCTTCGAGATGTTGCAGGCCGTACACGCGCGGGTTCGTGAGGCCGGCCGACTGGTCCGTAACCGATTGCCGCACCGGGTGGCCGTCTGTGTCACCAAGTTCGACGAGCCGGAGTTCTTCGACGCGGCAGTGCACGCGGGCTGGGTCAACCAGCAGGACTTCGGCTCCCGCCTGCCGGTGGTGGAGGAGAAGCAGCGTGCCGCCTTTTTCGACTGGGTGTGCCGCGGTTACCGGGGCGGCACGGCGACGATGATCTGCGACGCGATCCAGTCGTTCTTCCACCCCACATACGTGCGGTACTACGCCACCTCGGCGATCGGCTTCCGGCTCAACAGCAACCAGGTCTTCGACTACCACGACTACCGCAACACGGAGCAGGTCAACAACGTCCGACGCATCCGCGCCACACCGCGTCCGCTGAACGTGCTCGAACCGCTGATCGACCTGGAACGCCGCATCAGCGGCCGGAAGCGGTAGGCGCCGTGCGACCCGATGCTCCGCCGAAGCGGCGCAGGCCGTCGGCACAGCCAGCGCTCTGGGCCCTACGCAGCAAACATCCTGGTCAGATGATGAGCTACGAACTGGTGGCCGGCACCGGCGACCTGCGGTTGGCGGAAGAACTCATCCGGGCAGGGGTGGTGGGCAATCCCGAACGGACCGCGGCCGATCAGCCGGACGCCCTGCCCTGGCTGGCCTTCGTACCCGGGAAAACGGCGCAGGTGCTTGCCTGTGTCGAGACCGGGTGGACCGAGGCCGTGGACGGAACGGGCCAGCCGATCGCACCGGTCAAGTTGGTCTATCTGCCCTACTCGGACGCGACGGTGGGGTTGCCGACCTGCCAGTCGCTCTCCACCGCGGTACACGGCCTGCGTTGGTCCGGTGTCGACCAGCCGCCGGCGGACCTCACCGGTGACGGCAGGATTGTGTTGGACCTGGCGCCAGGAGCCGTTGACACGCTGATCGCGGCAGTCGCTCACTGCGGGTTCGAGTGGGCAGCGACGGTGGCCGCCGTGCTGCTCGATGGCGGAACGGTCGCCATCGTGGCGGCCATCGACCAGTTCCCCGGCCCGGACGAGCGGATCGTCGCACTCGACGCCGTGTTCGCCCTGCTGCCGTACTGGTACCGCACCGCCCTCAGCGCCGCGACATGGACCAGTCCGCGAGCCGCGCATGCGATCCGGCTCAGCTTCACCTCTCGTGCCGGAAGCGAGCAAACCGAGGTCGGGTGGCGGGTCCCCGTACCCGAACCGCAGCTACGGACCCAGGACGCGGTGGCCTACCTCGAAGAGTTGTGCATCGCGGCACGCGATCCCGAGATCGGGACGGCGGGGGTCGTCCGGCACCTCGCCGAGCGCCGTCAGCCGCCCGCCGACAGCCCACAGTCCCATGCGCTCAATGATCTGCGCGAGGTCCGGCTGGCGGAGATGGTGCACCACGAGGTCAACCGAGGGTACGGTCACCCCCTGCGGGTCGACAACGTACTCGCCCGCGGCTGGCAACTCCTCGACGGCGTGAAGCGGCGGGACTTCACCTGCTTCCTCCTCGACCGGGCGGGTCGGCCGGACGAGCTTGGCGTGCAGGCGGTCGACGTGTTGCGTCGACGCTGGGTGCCCGACATGCTCGACATCCTGCTGGAGCGCACCCGGACGGCGCTGTCCGCGCGGGATCTCGCCCTGGTGCGCCGACATCTCGACGAGGTACACCGCCTGGCTCCGCCGAGCAGCGGCACGGCGGACCAGTTGTTCCAGCGGCTACTCGCCCGGGACCGGGGGGCCGACCCGGCCGTGCTGCTGGATCTCCTCTTCGACCCGCCCGACGGCATCGACGCCCAGGCGCCAGGCGTTGCGCGGGCATTGCTCCGGTGGCCCGATCTGTACTGTCGCTATCTTGAGCGCCTGCTGCGCTCGGACGCCGCCAGGATCGTCGGTCACCTGACCGGACTGGAGCGGGCCGCATCGGGTGATGTGCCCGGCTGGTTCCGCCCGTTCATCGCGGTCGCCCAGGGCGACATGAACCGGGCGCGCCCCGAGGACCGGGACTCTCTGGTCCAGATCTGGCCGGAGGCCGGCGGAACTCTTCTCGAGATCGCCGAGCTTCGCGGGGTCACCAACCGGATGTTCGGGTTCGTGTGGCCCGCGCTGGTCCGGTCCGTCGGCCTGAGCCTCGCCCGGACCGGATCCGCACCCCCGGTGCCCACGTTCATCCCGCTGAACGGACGAGACACCGCAAAGGCCGACCTGCTGAACCTTCTCATCCTCGGTGCCATGCCGGCGCTGGCGCTCTCCCCGGCGGAGCCGCCGGCCGACTATCTCGACGGCCTGAGGGTCGGTTGGTCGGATGCCGCATTCGCGGACCATCGTGCGTCGCGGGTTCGCCCCCTGGTCGACATCATCGGAGGGGAACCCGGCCCGGCCCGGGTGGCGAAGCTCTGCGCCGTCGGCAACGCCATCGACGACGACCGGGTGACGGCGGCCATCACCGACGCCCTCGCCGACGAGGTGGCCCGGGCGAGACCGCGATGGCTGAACCTGTCCGTCGAGTGGGCGCGCCGGATCGCGAACCTCGGTCGGCTGCGACACTTCTGGCCGCTCTACCAGCTCGCCGGACTGACCCGGATCGACGGCACCGACATCACGGCACTCGCCGGCACCGTCCGGCAGGCGGCAGCTCGGGGAGCCGGCCTGGACGAAATCCTACCGATGCTCGCGACCTGGCTGGCCAGGCAACTGAACGCCGGCACGCCCGAGTCCATCGTCCGGGACATGGTGTCAGAGATCAGCAGACCGGAGCCGCCGATATCGCAGCTCGGCCACCAGATCGGCATCGCGATCCTTCAGGGACGCGCCGGCCCCGAGCTGGCCAACGCTTTCGGGCGAGTGATCGAAACGGATGTACGGAACGCCAACGTATTCAGTCAACTCAGGGCGGCGGCGACGGCTCCGCCGCAGCACCACGCACCGGCTGTGCGGACAACCGATCGCATCAGCCCACCACCGGCCGTCGTGCGGGCACCGAAGGTCGTGCACCCGGCGGCTGCGCCAGGTGCACCCGGGGACAGCCGCATCAACCGGGCCCTGGCCGGTGTCCGGAAACACAACCCGTTCAAGAAGCGGCAGTCGTGAGGGTCGGCGTCGACCTCGGGTCGGCCTTCGTCAAGGTTGCCTTGGTGGGCCGCGACGGCACCCCCGTGCCGGTGGACCATCCCGACCTCGTTCCCGGGCACGGTGTACCCACCTTGGGCGCCGACCTGCCGACCGCACTGCTCAACGCTCTGCGTCCGATCCGGCCGGCCGAGGTCGTGGTCGCCGTGCCACCGGACGGGATCGACCAGCACCGGACGAGCGTCGCCGGCGTGCTGCGCGGCGTCGCCCGCTGGCAGGTGGTTGGCTCACCGGTCGCGGCGGTGGCCTGGTCACGGCGCACCGGTGAGCCGGACCCCGGGCTGCTGCTGACCGTGGACCTCGGCGCGGCAGGGTGCCGAGCCCACGTCTGCCGGATCGAGACCGGCCTGGTTGGCGTCCTGCCGGCGGCCGGGAGTGCGGACGAGCGCGACTTCGGGGCCGCCTTCGACCGGTCGGTACTGACGGCCGCGGACGAGCACGACATCAGCCACCTGCGGCGGGCCCGTCAGGCTGCGACACCGGGCACCGTTCGGGACAACCTCGCCTTCGTGGCGGGGCACCCCAGGTTCGCCGACATGCCGATCTTCGGCTCCGGCCCCTACCGCGTCGCCCCGACCCTGGCCGCCTACGAGCCGCTCGCCGCCCGAGTGCGCGACCTGGTCCACGGCACGCTGGGCCGGGTGTCCGAGCCGGTGCGACTGCTGGTCACCGGTGGGATGGCGAACTTTCCGCCCGCGCTGGACCGGGTAACCGAGCAGGCTACGGCCCACGGTGTTCCGGTCGTCGAGGGGCCGGCGGAGCGGGCGTACACCACGGCGTACGGCGCGGCGCTGATCGCCACGGGGCGGGTGACGGTCGGCGACCGGTTGCCGCATCCGGTCACCGTCCGGTCCCGACGGATCGCCACCGGCCAACTGGTCGCCGCCGACCTGCCGTTCGCCGGGAACGCCACCACCGACGGCCGCGCCTGTTTCGCCGAGGCCGGCGGCACACGCCTGGAGTTCAGCCTCGACGGCCCGCCATCGCGCGGACCGCTGGTGGACATGCGAACGGACGGCACCGCCTGGTCGGCGGCCGAACCGGACGGGCTACCGGCCAATGGCACCTTCCACGTCGGCATACGCCTGTGGGCCGGGCGCCCAGAGCTGGTACTCGCACCGGCTGACGGCGGTGAACCCTCCTATCACCGGCTCACCACCCACTCATGCAGGGAGAACCTATGACCACCATGGAGGTTGCGGACCCGGCCCGGTCGTTCCGGGTACTGCGGGACACGCTGCTGGCCGCCGCCAGGTCGCTGGACGAAGCGGTCGACGAACGACAGGTGACGTTGCCGCTGATCGCCGAGCTGGACGAGGCGCTGCGCAGCACGCCACGGCTGACCACCGCCATTCGGAATCTGCTCGACGCCGCGGATCCCGGCCGCGCCGTCGCGGGGGATCTGCGGCGCTGGTCCGAAGACCTGGTCCGGGTGACCGAGCAGCTTTCCGCCGTACGGGCAGAGCTGGCCGAGGCGTCGGCGACCGAGGCGCAGCTACGCGAAGCCGCCGCCGAAGCCGAACGGGAGCAGGGCCGCATCGACGAGCTGCACCGCGCGGAGCGGATGGCCGGCCGGCTCGACGAACTGAGGGCCGCCCGTACCGCCCTGGAGGCACAGCATGGCGCACCGAGTGACCAGCTGGCGGTCGAGGAGGAAGCGTTCTGGCCGCCGCTCGACCAGGCCATCGAGCTGATCGAGCGGCTCGCCGGTGATCTGCGGGCGGAGACGGTGCGGCGTGGCCGGCGGGCGGCGGAGCTGGCCGGCGAGGTGGCGGCGCAACAGTCCGAGTTGCTCGCCGCGCGCGTGGCGGTCGAGCGCAGCTCCGCGCAGATCGAGTTGATGACCACCGAGATCGCCGCGGCGGTGGAGCGGCAGCGGCAGCTCGGCGCCGAGCTGGCCGAGCTGGTACAGCGGCATCGCCGGCACGCTGAAGCGGACCGGTTGCTCGCCGAGGCGTTCAACGCCGATGGGCCGGCGGACGGCGCGGTGCCCAACATCGCCGAGGCACGGACGCAACTCGCCGCGGTCGAGGAGCGGCTCACGAAGATCGACGAGGTGCTGCGCGAGGCGCTGATCGCGGACGAGGCGCAGGACCGGCTGCGAACGGCGCCGATCTGGCCGGGGGGCCGATGACCATGCTGATGAGGACAGTCGTACGACCGCTCGCCGGTGTGGTGATCACCGGCCTGCTCGCCGGGGCCACCCTGCTGCCGGCCCCGGCCTCCGCCGACCCCTCGGCAACCCGCAAGGAGATCTACACCAGGCTGGGGGTGGATCAGGTCCGTGCCGACTACGTGGTGCTGGTCGACTCCTCCAACTCGATGTACGAACGGGACCGGTACGGCCAGGTGCGTAGAACCCTGCTGCCGTTCCTGAAAGGCCTGTCCAGCACCGACCGGGTCACGCTGTACACGTTCGACAACCAGCCGGCGCTGCGGTACGGCGGACCGGCCGGTGACCCGGCGGCCGTGGTCGCCAGCCTGCCGCCCGGCCCGACCCGGGACGGTCGGACTGACATCGGTGCGGCCATCGACGCCGCGCTCGTACAGCTCGAGCGCGGCGACGCCGCCGAGGTGGCCACGGTCGTACTGGTGACCGACGGTGCCCACGATGCCCCCCTCGGGTCGGCATACTCCGACCTCGGCTCGCAGGCCTGGACCAGGCTGGCGAACCGGGCCAGGGCCATGACCGGCAAGACCGTCAACGCGTACGCGTTACCACTGGACACCGCGGACGGGGCGAAGCTGCTCGGCCAGGTCTTTCCGCGGGCCACGGTGCTCAGCGCCGGCTCGGTGCAGGATCTCGGCGGCTATCTGGACCAGGCGAAGGAGGCGACCCGACTGGGTAAGGCCGCCAATGCCCTGGCCGGCGATGTCGGCAAGGGTATGGCGGTGCGCTGGGAGGTGCCGGACCGGGTCGACCTGACCGACGGCCCGCAGCCGGTACGCGCGGTCCTGCGGTCCACCACCGCCAAGGTACCGCTGACCATCACCGGACTGGCCGCCAGTTCCTCCTACGGCCCACTGATCGCCGAGGCCTCCCCGTCCGTCGTCACCCTGGCACCCGGCGCGACCGCCACGGTCGAGGTCACGCTGCGCTGGCGGCCCGGAGCGGATCTGCTGCCCATCAGTCGTACCCGGCAGGCACAGGCGAACCTGACCCTGACCGGAACGGTGGCCTCGCCCTGGACCGCCGCCCTGGAGCCCACCGTCCCGCTGCGCATCCCGGCCGCGTTGTCGGCCACCACGGCGGCGACGACGGTCACCGCCGACGTGGGCCACCCGTGGGTGCTACCGGCAACGGCCGGCGGGGTCATCCTGACCGTGCTGATCCTGTGGTTGCTGACGTACCGGCGGCGGCATCCGTACATGCCAGGAGTGCTCTCGGTCAGCACCGTCGGCGGTGACCAGGAGCTGGCCCGGTTCCCGCTGGGCCGACGGCGGCCGCTCGACCTGCGGGTGCCGGGCATGCCAGGTATCGGCACGGTCCGTGGGCGGCGCAGCACCACGACCGCGGGCGGGTCGGTGGAGGTCAGCTACAGCCCCGACGGCTCGGACGGCCGCCGCGCGACCACCCTGCTACAGCCCCGCGAGCCGCTGATCCTCAGCGGACTGACCTTCGTCCACCAGATCGACGACACCTTGAGGCAGGTGCCCTGAGATGGCCAAGCTGTACGCCTTACTGGTCGGCATCGACGACTACCGCCGCCCGATGGAGCCGCTCGACGGCTGCCGCAACGATCTGGGACACGTCGAAGAGCTACTGCGCGGCCGCGTCGCCGCGGCCGACCTGCGGCTGCGTACCCTCCTTGACGCGCAGGCCACCAGGGCCGCCGTGGTCGGCGGCTTCCGGAGGCATCTCGGCCAGGCCGGCCCCGACGACACCGCGCTCTTCTGGTTCAGCGGGCACGGCTCGACCGCCCCACTGCCGCCCGACATGCCGTTCGCCGAAGCCAGCGGCGACTGCCAGACCATGGTCTGCTACGACAGTCGGCACGACGACGTCCCCGACCTGTACGACAAGGAACTCGCCGTTCTCGTGCACGAGGTCGTCGACCGCGGCGCCCACCTCGTCACCGTGCAGGACTGTTGCCACTCCGAGAGCGGCATGCGCGGTGCGGCGAGCGGGCTGCGGGCCCGGGTGGCGCCGCCCGTCAACGTGGCGCCGCTGCCCGGCACGCTGCTGCCCGAACTCGGTGCCGGCGGCCTGGTGCCAGGTGCGCAGGACCCACGGCACGTCGCGCTCTCCGCGTGCCAGGCCTTCGAGCTCGCGAACGAGTTGCAGTTCGGGAAACGCGCGTACGGCGCTTTCACCCGTGCGCTGCTGCAGGCGGTCGCGCATCTCGGCGGAGACGCCACGTACCGCGAGGTCATGGCCGTCGCGCGGACCCGGGTCAACGTCCGGTACCGGCAGCAGGTCCCGGTCCTGGAACCGCGCGACCCCGGCGGCATCGCCGACCGCCGGTTCCTCGGCGGCCTGCTGCGGCCCGCAGCCGCGCAGGTGACGATGCTGCGCGTCGACGGAACGTGGACGATCGACATCGGTTCGCTGCACGGTCTCACCGCGCCGGTCGACGGGGAGGAGACCCGTTTCGCGGTACACGGCAGCAGCCCGCTACAGGAGGTACGGGTGACCGCCGTGCAGACCGAGCGGTCCGTCGTCGAGCCGGTCGGCTGGCGGCCGGATGGGCGAAGGCCGTACCAGGTGGTGCTGAGCCGGGTCCCGCTGCCGGTCGTCGGCGTGACGATCGACGGGGAAGCCGACGGCGGCGTCATCGGCCGCCTGACCGATGCGATCGCCGTGGCTGCCCCCGGCGGCGGGCCCTCACCGCACGTGCGCGTCGTCTCCGCCCGCGAACTCGCGGGCGACGGGCCGGGGTTGCGGGTGACGGTCCGCCACGGTGGGCCTCTGCAGATCACCAGTCTGGACGGTGTGCCCCTCGCGACCCCGGTGGCCGCCGACGAGGCCGGGATCCGGCAGACCGTCCAGGATCTCGAGCACGTCGCCCGCTGGCTGCATATCCGCAACCTCGACAACCCCGGCTCCGCGTTGCGGGACGCGGTCAGGCTCGAGGTGCTGCCGGCCGCGCCCGGCGAACGGATCCTCGCCGACGACCAGCGCCCGGACCTCGGGCCCGGCCCGATCACCGCGGCGTACACCCGGACAGCTGACGGCTGGGAGCCCCCGTCGATCTTCATCCGGCTGACCAACACCACCGACCACCGGCTGTACTGCGTGCTGCTCGACCTCACCGACACGCACCGGATCCATGCCGCCCTGTTCCCCGGCGAGCACATCGCCGCGCACTGGACGACCGCGGCCGGCAACGGCCGGCCGATCCGCCTCACGCTGCCCCGGGGCCGCACCCTCGAGCCGGGGGCCCGGGTCAGCGACTGGTTCATGCTGGTGGTCGCCGAGGAACCGTTCAGCGCCGAGCCGTTCCAGTTGCCTCGCCTGCGGGAGAAGGCGGAGCCCGGCAAACGCGGCGTGGCGGCGTTCACCGGGATTCCGGACCGGCTCGGCCTGGCCGCCGCCCGCCGTGACGCGGAGACCGCACCTGCCACCGGCACCGACTGGGCGGTCACCGTCGTCGAGGTCACCACCACGGTGCCGGCATGACCCCGGTGACGCGGAACGATCTCATCGCCGTGCTTCTGCTGGTCGGCCAGCACCGCATCGGCCCGGTCACCGGGCCGGGGACCCGCTGGCCACTCTCGCCGACAGCTACGGGGTGTGCCGATGCCGCGGGCGTCCGCGACGCGGACCCCGATCGCGACGCCGGACCCGACCCGCTGTACGGCTCGGCTCCGTTCATCCACCTCGGAGGATTCGCATGAGCGACAACGGCCCGGACGCGCTCACCGGCATGATCGCCCGTACGTCGGCGGTGATGGCGGCCGAACCGGAGAGTGGGCGGGCCGCCTGGGCGTTCGCCCGCTGCTGGCTGCAGACCCTACGGTTCGAGGACCACGGCCACGATCCCGGAGCGCTGCGGGCGGCGCTGGACGATTTCGACGTGGTCGCGCCCGCGCTGCCGGGCCGGGCCAAGCTCGCCGCGATGCTGGTCAACGCCCAGATCCGGGCAGGAGTGCTACGCGAGGGTCCGTCGATCCGTCGGGCCGCGGCCCTCGCCGAGATCGCCGACGCCGATGACCGCCCGTTGCCGAACTGGCCGGCGACCCGTGCCGTGATCCGCGCGCTCACCCTCCTGCAGCTGTGCCAGGACGGCGACGCCACGGTGTCCGCACACTCGGCACTGGCGGAGCTGTCCACGCTCGACGCGGTGGTGGCCGGGCAGCAGCCCCATGCCGAGATGCTTGACCTGGCCCGGTTCGCCCTGACCAGCCTGCGTGCCCAGCAGAACCTGGACCACGCCGGGATGTCCCAGGCCGCGGCCCAGGCGGAGGCGATCGGTCGTCGGCACGGCCCCGGTTCCCCGCTGCACGGCCGCGCCAGGGTGCTGGAGGCAGCGGCTGCCGCCCAGGCGGCCATCGCCCGGGGCGACATCGCCGCGGTCACCGCCGCGGTCGAACAGATAAGGAGCTACATATCCGATCTTGCCCCCGACCATCCGACGCGCCGGCAGAGCGAACAGCTGCTCGCCTCGGTGGAACCCTTTCTCGCCCTGCTGCGACAGGGCCCGACGAGCGCGGGCGCGGGCGTGGCGAACGCGGACGCCTTCCTGACGCACGGCGGGCCCGTGCCGCCGCCGCTGGATGCGGGCCTGGCGGCGCTGCGACGGCAGGCGGATGAACCTGGCCTGGACGACCTGGAACGCGCCATGCGGCTGTCGACCCTCGGAACGGCCGAGGCGGCGTACGGGCCGGCCGCGCCGCACGTTCTGGACGAGGGGGTACGCCACCTCGCCGAGGCCGTCGCGACCGCGCCCGCCCACGATGCTCGGCTGCCGTTCTACCGCATGTCACACGGCTACGCACTGATCCAGCGCTATGAGCTGGCCCGCCGCCCCGCCGACCTGACCGACGGGATCCGGGTGCTCGAACAGGCTCGGGCGCTCGCCGACTCACCGGCGCACCCGTACTGGGCGGTGGTCAGCCAGATGCTCGGCCACGCTCACCGCCTCGCCGGTGCCAGGCAGCGCGGCCGCGGGATCGCCCTGGAGGGCCTGCGTGGGCACGCCTGGAGTGTCCTGCTGCAGGCGCACACGGCAGCGGCGACCGCCGCGGCCCGCGACGCCGCCGGGGACGCCATCGACGTGGCTCGCTGGTGCCTGCAGGACAACGCGCCCGGGGAGGCGGTCACCGCGCTGGACGCCGGCCGCGGCCTGATCGTGTACGCGGCGACGCAGATCCGCGGCGTCGCCGACCAACTCGACGAACACCATCCCCAGCTGGCCGGGCGATGGCGGCAGGCGACCGCGCAGCACGCTCCGGGCGATGTCGGCATCGACCTGCGCCGCGAGGTGCTGAGCGCGCTGGCCGGCATCTCGGGCGGGCCGGCCGCCTCCCGGCGGCTGCTGGACCCACCCTCGCTGCACGAGCTTCGCGCCGCGCTCGTCGCGCTGGGCGTGGACGCGCTCGTCTATCTGGTACCGGGCGATCAGGGCACCGGCGCGGCGGTGATGGTCCCGGCCCGCGAGGAGCCCGCGTGGCGCCCGCTGCCGCTGCTGACCGGCGAGGCGATGACGGAGTTCGACGTCCGACCGAGCCGCAACCGTGACGCTGACCTCGACGACGGGCTCGCGGTCGCGGGATTGCCGTCGGTTGACGAGGTGTGCACCTGGGCGTGGGATGCCGGCATCGGACCTGTGCTGGAGATGCTGGACCTGCCCGCCGACGGCAGCGGCCGGATCGTCCTCATCCCGATGCGGGAACTGGCCCGGGTGCCCTGGCACGCCGCCCGGCACCGGGTCGGCGGGTGCGATGAGTACGCGATCCAGCGCGCCGGCTTCTCCTATGCGGCGTCGGCGCGGCTGATCTGCGACTCGGCCTGGGCCGGAGACGTCGCGGTGTCGAAGACCGGCCTGATCGTGGGCGACCCGGACACCGCTTCGGCGGCCCGGGCACTGCCTGCGGCCCGGGCCGAGGCGCTGGCCGTACGAGATGCGTTCTATCCCCCGGCCCGCTATGTCGGCCGGCTCGAGACCGGGAGCGAGAGCGCCGCAGGGCCGGGCGACCGCCGCGACGTGCTGAACTGGTTAGCCGACCCGGGCGGCGGAACAATGCTGCACCTGGCCTGCCACGCGGTGGTCGACTCCGGCGTCGGGGCGGACGACAGCGCATACCTGCTGCTTGCCGACGGCGAACGGCTCTCGGCGGAAGACATGGTCCGCGCGCTCACTGGCCGTGCCGGGCGCGACATCGCTCTGGCGACGCTGGCCGCGTGCAGTACGGGCGTCTCCTCCCGCGGCTACGACGAGGCGTTCAGCCTGGCTACGACGTTCCTGGCAAGCGGAGTCCGATCGGTGGTCAGCTCGCAGTGGGCCATCCCGGACGAGGCGACCTCCGTGCTGATGTTCGCGTTCCACCACTTCCTGCAGACCCACTCCGGTGGGCCGGCTCAGGCGTTGCGGGAGGCCCAGTTGTGGATGCTCAGCGAGCGGCGCCCTGAGCTGGACGGGATGCCACCGGAGTTGCAGAAGCGGATGCGCGGCATGACGCTACCGGAGATCGCCGACTGGGCGGGTTTCGTCCACTCCGGGCGCTGACCCCGCGACGTCCGGCAGTCGTGAAATTGGCTGCTCGGCGGCGGTGTGTTACGGCATCCTGCTAGCACGGCGTCACCTCCGGTGAGCCGGGTCAGGGGGTGCGGCCGGCGATGGCGGTGGAGTTGCTGCTCCTCGGGGACGTACGGGCCCGGGTCGACGGCCGACCGGTCGATCTCGGTCACGCGAGGCAGCAGTGCGTGCTGGTGGCGTTGCTGGTCGACGCCAACCGGGTCGTACCGGCCGACCGGCTGCTGGACCGGGTGTGGGGCGACCAGCGCCCGCAACGTGCCCGCAACGCGCTGTCCGGGTACGTGTCCCGGCTGCGTGCGCTGCTCGGACGGAACGGCGATGTGACGATCACCCGCCGCTCCGACGGCTACCTGTTGACGGTGGACCCGGACGCGGTCGACCTGCACCGGTTCCACCGGCTGCTCGCCCGAGCCCGGTCGACGACCCGGGGCGGCGACACCGGCGACGAGGCGTATCCGGGCGGTGCCGAGAACCCGGCGGTGCTGCTGGAGCGGGCCCTGACGTTGTGGCGGGACGAGCCGTTCGGGACGCTCGACACGGCGTGGCTGGCCGGAATCCGTACCGCGCTCGCGGCCGAGCGGTTGGCCGCCGTACTCGATCTGGTGGACCTGGCCCTGGCCGGCGGCCGGCAGGCCGAACTCCTCGGCGAGCTGGCCGCGCGGGCGGCCGAGCATCCGTTCGACGAGCGGATCGCCGGGCAGCTGATGACGGCGCTGTACCGCTGTGGCCGGCAGGCCGACGCGTTGCGGCACTACCAGGACGTCCGGTCCCGGCTGGCCGAGGAACTGGGCATGGACCCGGCGGCGGCGCTGCAACGGCTGTACCACCGGATTCTCACCAACGACCCCGCCCTGGAGGTCACGGCGGCGCCGGGTCCGGAGCGGGTCCCGGCCGAGCCGGCCACAGCGGCCACGGCCACGCCGCCGTCGGCGCCGCGCCAACTGCCGGCGCCGCCGTCCGCGTTCAGCGGCCGGGAGTACGAGCTGACCGAACTGGACGCGCTGCTCGAACCCGCCCCGGAAACCGCCGGTACGGCGGTGGTCTCCGGCTCCGCCGGGGTGGGCAAGAGTGCACTCGCCGTGTACTGGGCACACCGGACGGCGGAGCGTTTCCCCGACGGGCAGCTCTACGTCAACCTGCGCGGCTTCGACCCGGACGGCGTGGTGGTCGACCCGGCCGAGGCGGTACGCGGGTTCCTGGACGCGTTCGGTGTGCCGGCCCAGCGCGTACCGGTCGGGGTCGCCGCGCAGACCGCGCTCTACCGCAGTCTGGTCGCCGGCCGGCGGGTCCTCGTCGTACTCGACAACGCCCGCGACGCCGCCCAGGTCCGTCCCCTGCTGCCCGGCGCACCCGGCTGCGCGACGGTGGTGACCAGTCGGAACCAGCTCGGCGGCCTGGTCGCGATCGACGGTGCCCGGGCCGTGACGCTCGATCTGTTCACCGTCGCCGAGGCCCGCCGCTTCCTGGCCCGACGGCTGGGTGCGGACCGGGTGGTGGACCAGCCGGCCGCCGTCGACGAGCTGGTGACCCGGTGCGCGCGGCTGCCGCTGGCGCTGGCGGTGGTGGCCGCCCGCGCCGCCGCACACCGCGACTTCCGCCTCGCCGATCTGGCCGCCGAGCTGCGCACGGCCGGGGGCAGCCTCGACCCGTTCGACGGCGGCGAGCCGGCCGCGGACGTCCGGGCGGTCTTCTCCTGGTCGTACCGGGCACTCAGCCCGAACGCCGCGCGGCTGTTCCGGCTGGTCGGGCTGCATCCCGGACCCGATCTGGGTACGCCGGCCGTGGCCGCGATGGCGGGCCTGCCCCCGACGGCGGTACGGCGGCCGTTGACCGAACTCGCGCGGGCGCACCTGCTCACCGAGCGGTCGCCGGGGCGCTACGTCCTACACGACCTGCTGCGGGCGTACGCCGCCGAGCAGGCTGCGGTCGA
The nucleotide sequence above comes from Plantactinospora soyae. Encoded proteins:
- a CDS encoding AfsR/SARP family transcriptional regulator, which produces MAVELLLLGDVRARVDGRPVDLGHARQQCVLVALLVDANRVVPADRLLDRVWGDQRPQRARNALSGYVSRLRALLGRNGDVTITRRSDGYLLTVDPDAVDLHRFHRLLARARSTTRGGDTGDEAYPGGAENPAVLLERALTLWRDEPFGTLDTAWLAGIRTALAAERLAAVLDLVDLALAGGRQAELLGELAARAAEHPFDERIAGQLMTALYRCGRQADALRHYQDVRSRLAEELGMDPAAALQRLYHRILTNDPALEVTAAPGPERVPAEPATAATATPPSAPRQLPAPPSAFSGREYELTELDALLEPAPETAGTAVVSGSAGVGKSALAVYWAHRTAERFPDGQLYVNLRGFDPDGVVVDPAEAVRGFLDAFGVPAQRVPVGVAAQTALYRSLVAGRRVLVVLDNARDAAQVRPLLPGAPGCATVVTSRNQLGGLVAIDGARAVTLDLFTVAEARRFLARRLGADRVVDQPAAVDELVTRCARLPLALAVVAARAAAHRDFRLADLAAELRTAGGSLDPFDGGEPAADVRAVFSWSYRALSPNAARLFRLVGLHPGPDLGTPAVAAMAGLPPTAVRRPLTELARAHLLTERSPGRYVLHDLLRAYAAEQAAVEEAAPDRRAAANRLLDHYLHTAYAADRLLYPHRDPIVLVEPVPGAGPAPPGDRAEAMTWLGGEHQVLHALVDWAARTGFDRHTWELAWSLTSFFNLRGYWHDQVAVQRTALDAARRIGDEAAQAHVHRNLGRAHTQLGQLDQARAQLALASELFVAVGDRANQAQTRVNIARILEQQGRDMEALHHDQRSLDLYRDAGHLTGQARALNNIACMLTRLGDHDQARDLCRQALRLNEEIGNRHGAATNWQSLGYLEYAAGAYRDATTACRRALDLFGDVGDRAGEAETLTCLGEALQARGAVRAAHETWQRALTLLDEMGHPDADRVRRYLFDQRQPAVQHARPWVR